atgttctcaagacctttaatcattcttgttgctcttctctggaccctctccaatttctccacatctttcttgaaaggcggtgcccagaactggacacaatactccagttgagacctaaccagtgcagagttgagcggaagaatgacttctcgagtcttgctcacaacacacctgttaaagcATCtgagaatcacgtttgctttttttgcaacagcatcacactgttgactcatatttagcttgtggtccactataaaccctagatccctttctgccatactccttcctagacagtctcttcccattctgtacgtgtgaaactgattgttccttcctaagtggagcactttgcatttgtctttattgaacttcatccagtttacctcagaccatttctccaatttgtccagatcattttgaattatgaccctgtcctccaaagcagttgcaatccctcccagtttgatatcatctgcaaacttaataagcgtactttctatgccaacatctaagtcattgatgaagatattaaacagagccggtcccaaaacagacccctgaggaaccccacttgttatacctttccagcaggattggaaacCATTAATAAAtattctctgagtatggttatccagccagttatgcacccaccttatagtagccccatctaaattgtatttgcctagtttatcaataagaatatcatgtgagaccataccaaatgccttactaaagtctaggtataccacatccaccacttctcccttatccacaagactcgttatcctttcaaagaaagctatcagattggtttgacatgatttgttctttacaaatccgtgctggctgttccctatcaccttaccaacttccaagtgtttgcagatgatttccatAATTACCTGCTcctttatcttccctggcacagaagttaaactaactggtctgtagtttcctgggttgtttttatttccctttttatagataggccctatatttgcccttttccagtcttctgaaatctctcccgtctcccatgattttccaaagataatagctagaggctcagatacctcctttgttagctccttgagtattctaggatgcatttcatcagaccctggtgacttgcaggcatctaacttttctaagtgatttttaacttgttctttttttattttagcttctaaacctacccccttcccattaacATTTACTAtgctaggcattccttcagacttctcggtgaagagcgaaacaaagaagtcattaagcatttctgtcatttccaagtttcctgttactgtttctccttcctcattgagcagtgggcctaccttgtccttggtcttctcttgctcctaacatattgataaaaagtcttcttgtttccctttattcccatagctagtttgagctcattttgtgcctttgcctttctaatcttgcccctgcattcctgtgttgtttgcctatattcatcctttgtaatatgtcctagtttccattttttatatgactcctttttattttttagatcatgcaagatctcgtgattaagccaaggtggtcttttgccacattttctatctttcctactcagcagaatagcttgcttttgggcccttaacagtgtccctttgaaaaactgccaactctcctcaggcGTTTTTACCcacagtcttgattcccatgggaccttacctatcagttctctgagtttaccaaaatccaccttcctgaaatccattgtctctattttgctgtactctgttctacccttccttagaattgcaaattctattatttcatgatcactttcactcaaactgccttctactttcaaattctcaatgagttcctccctatttgttaaaatcaagtctagaacagcttcccccctcgtggctttttcaaccttctgaaataaaaagttgtcgcaatgcagtccaagaacctattggatagtctgtgccccgtagtgttattttcccaacatttatctggatagttgaagtcccccatcaccaccaaatcttgggctttggatgatttttttagttgtttaaaaaaagcctcatccacctcttccacctggttagatggcctgtagtagactcctagcatgacatcacccttgtttttcacCCCTTTCAGGCTAAACCAGAGCATCTCagcacttccgtctcctatgtccatctccacctcagtccaagtgtgtacatttttaatatataaggcaatgccttttccctttttcccctgtctatccttcctgagcaagctgtacccatctacaccaacattccagtcatgtgtattattccaccaagtttcagtgacgccaactgttagggggcttattccttcaccctctcacgtccctggtccttcttgcatgaacagagcaacaatacccaaagtccaaaggcgcaaagaattcgatgtttattggaatgaacttccagcaagcatgattccagtttccttccttagtgtcccccttccgagctctgacaccacagagccttgtctatgtccctgttcctgttcccattttcccctttagcaagacatgattttaattctcccatccccagtccctgctcccaccccccctccacttcttgattgactgcagactatatagtaaaacctgagttttgcttagctattccttaaccaatcattctactgaaatttaactaaccaatcctaacatattgtaacatggttatttaaccaattatattccaccaccttaattggtttacacccaacaaaattatttatacagcagacagaaacaattacagaaccagacagagaccatgcaaataaacatacaaaacaatacagacgtgaggatttcacaactacatctttacagacataagggttcttcAGCTgcgtctattgataagtgagttcttgccagacaggatgcgatcaaactaagtttccttttacatcttctaggctcttccctttctctggaggtgataggaatatcagggcaggattgtattcctaatagctcAATAggaccttatttcaatgtgactagtttggaatgtgaggatgtgaccacacACTTCCCAGCTTGTGTGTGTCTAACTAAATCTTAGCTGacggccttagcctgtcacagtaagagaaggccattacacagacagtgattttgattctttcttttagacctctataactagctaagtgataagaatacacctacattcttaaagtataggcctttgcagacaggtctgaatatctatatcctaacaccaacaatgtcatagttgtatttatttattagaacttccagttctttctgctaattacccatacttctcgcatttgtatataggcatctaagatactggtttgatcttacctcccagttttgccctgaccctcctttctctctgccattatagcccacgctccctcttgtttcagatccatctcccaggtctccatgttccgcACTTACCTGAGagctttgctcacctgtctccGTCGAACCTAGTTGAAAGCgctcctcactaggttagacagtctgtgtgcaaatagggtctttcccctccttgaaatgtgaacgccatctctgcctagcagtccttcctcaaatagcatcctgtggtcaaggaagccaaagtcctcctggcaacaccatcttcgcagccaggtgTTCACCTCCATGatacatctgtctctgcccaggcccctacctttgacaggaagaatcgaagagaataccatctgcgctccaaactccttcacacgtactcccagagccctgtagtcactcttgatctgctcagtgtcacacctcgcagtatcatttgtgcccatatggatgagtagcatggggtagtagtcagagggctggataatccttgacaatgcctctgtaacatttcagATACGGGCCctcggcaggcagcatacctcccgagattaaatgtcagggtgacagatgggcgcctccgtccccctcagcagacagtctccgaccaccactaccctacgtttgcttttcgcagtggtggcagcagaactCCCAGACTTAGGGGTACGAGGCccctcctcctttactgtaggaggtgattccttctctcttgtATCTAGAAGAGCATAACAGTTACCTATTACCATGGTGGGAGGGTTCGgagtaggggtggagcactgcctgctgccagaagtaaccagctgctagtgtccaccctgagccatctcctcctccaccagtggtgtgtcagcagtcttgtctactgggacagctacctcagctgtctccacatggacactatCCAGGAATTGCTTGTGGATTTGGAAGCTCCTCaacctggccacctcctcctgtagctctcccacctgctgcctgagagattccaccagtaggcacctttcataTTGGATGCCCCTCCCCAccgcctggatatcagtaagtggaaattgcaagttacagtccctgcaaaaccacaccaggatctgagtagaagcatccatgctcaggTGCTCTatctggctacaggcacaggtggaggagacagaagcagtgctggcaccagTGTTGTGGGTCTTCCTACCCATCATACGCCaccctctgtcaaactccctctcaaactcccctgtctgcagctccctgtccgctctgacATCCTTGAAGCTGCCTCAATTAACACCAGCTGGGAATCTAGCCCATTACACTGGTGCCTGTGAAACTGAACCAAGGAAGAGTCAAAAGTTCCCAACCTGTCTGTTCTTTCCTAGCTCTTTGTCCTGTGTGATTAATTACAAGTGTAACTTCTAATGGCAACAGAGCGATTCATTCCCACCATTTTATATGCTTTAAAGTTCAACTTTTGTAAGAGCTCTAAAATCTGAATGGTTACTCCAATTGCTTTGAAATTTGGAGGGCCTTGTGCGGGCCTCAGGTAGCTttagtgatccaaatttggggACATTTGACCAAGCATTTCTGGAGGTAtaagccccccgcccccaaattcAATTTTCTTCTGCTCTCTTGGATTGCTGAAAGATACTGAGGATCGGATGCATCACAGATCTCattgaacatcattctgggatgtattagcaggagtgttgtaagcaagacacgagaagtaattcttcttctctactctgcgctgattaggtctcaactggaaaattctgtccagttctgggcgtcacatttcaggaaagatgtggacaaattggagaaagtccagagaatagcaacaaaaatgattaaaggtctagaaaacatgacctatgagggaagattgaaaaaactgagtttgtttagtgtggggaagagaagactgaagggagacataacagttttcaagtatatgaaagattgttacaaggacgagggagaaaaattgtttttcttaacctttgaggacaggacaagaagcaatgggcttgaacTGCAACAAGGGCAGTTCAAGCTGGACATTagtaaaaacttcctaacagtcagagtggttaagcactggaataaattgcctagggaggttgtggaatctccatcattggaggtttttaagagcaggttacacaagcacctgtcagggatggtctagataatacttagtcctgccatgactgcagggtactggactagatcagagattctcaaactagggcaaCTGGTTTCtccgggaaagcccctggcgggtcgggccagtttgtttacctgccacatctgcaggttcggccttatcgtggctcccactggctgctgttcaccccttcaggccaatgggggctgcgggaagggtggccagtgcgtcccttggcccacgctgcttcccacagaccccattggcctggagcagcaaacctcggccagtgggagctacgatcggccaaacttgcagatgtggcaggtaaacaaactggctcagacGGCCcagagctttccctgaacaagcagcggctctagtttgagaaccactggactagatgacctctcaaggtctcttccagtcctatgattctctgattctatgattagtGGCTGCAAACTCACCTTTCAATTAATATAATTACAATGAGTTTTCCACAAGCCAGCAGTCTCAGACAAGAGAAGTTCTGAGCCAAGTGGCAAGAAGTTGCTACAACTGGTGAGTCCTGGCAACATTTGTATTTTGTGAGGGAAGTAATCAAAGCCTTTGGGTGAAAAATTAGACATGTGAATGCTTCCTGGGAGGTTAGGGGTAATTAGGGGGCAGAGGAGTGGAGGAACAGGGGGAGAGGGGTTTGGGATGGCAGGGTGTTATGGGCAGAGGATAAATATGGATGGGTGGTAGAAGaagggggagatgtgggggttcaGGTGAGGGAGCACCCCTCAAATCTGGCAGTGTACCGCGATCCCCTGCACTCCCAATCCCCAGTACCCCACAGCTCTTCCAAAGCACACCATCCTTCCAGCACCTATCGGTGGTTTCCAACTCTCTGCATCTCAGCTCTGCCTAAGCACTCCAGTCATGCTACACTCCACCTGCCTGCACCCTACAGCTGGGCCAAGCCAcccaagcctgcaccccaaccccccttgaCCACCCAGATATGCCAAGAGGGGTCACTGCTTATAGTGTCACAGCATCACCATTATAGGTTAGGTTGTATCACAACTTCTGTTTTCTAATTCCTTTCAAATGGACACGCTCGGTCTGATCCCTTTGAGATTGGGAGTGCTCCAGGTAGGGGCTGAGTGGGGTCAATGCTGCAAATTGGGGGTCTATTCATGGAGGGGATGCGGAGAGGCAATCCCCACCCAAATAAGCATCTTTTTCTAAAACAatgtttcagtttgttttttgttatttgCACAGAGCTAATTATTGATGTGATATGAGTGAAAATGTTTTACCCAAGGTTGTGCATAGAATTTCCCATGATAAGGTCAATAAAATCAATATGTTcccataaaatatttaaattgaattaaattggcattttccagcaGACTGTTCTGACCATCGATCTGTCAGATGCTTTCATGCAGCATGCCAATTTCTCACGCTGCTGGGCTCTTTGTGACAACGATAcattgtggcagtgagttccccaTGTTAACAgtgcagtgctgagcagaggCACTGCTCAGAAGAGGGGAGCTGGGCTAGGCAGAGGAAGGATGAGGGGAGGAAGGAAATGGGGACCAGGGCTGGCCAATGAGAAGGAGAGAATGGGCATTAGTTGAGGGGCTGTTCCCTGGGACTGGAGCCATGTCATGAAGGTAGAGCTGAGCAAAGgagggcactgcagggatctCTGAGGAGGCTGAGTCAGGAACTGTGGGTGAGGAATTGGCTCTGGGCCTTAAGAAGGACTGAGAGGGTCTGTGGGGTGGAGGGTTGTTATAAGGCAGGGAGGGGATTAGTGGCGGGAGGGGTTGCTTGGGGGTCTGGGCTGTATGATGCAGAGGGAGGAAGACACTCAGGGACTAGGGAGGAGGGTTTCAGTGTGTAAGTCCATCTTCCTACTCCCCCCTCAATATGTGCCAGGTCTGGGGAAGTGCTGCCCCTCGGGGTGAGAAGAGGCACATAGGGAGTGGTCATTGACAACACCCTGAACACTCGGCTGGTACTCAGCTCAGAATAGCTCATTTTGATGAACAGGCCACTTCATTGAGCCTCCGATTTGCTCTGCACTTATGGGGATGTTCTGGGGATGGATGTGAGGGGAGCCCAGACGGCCAAGCAGGGCACATAATAAAGCTCCTGTCCAAAAAACCATGGTGGTTCTGAAAAGAACCTTTCACTTCCCTTGTCATCCATACCCACTACTATCGACAGTGGCCACAAGGGCCACTGACTCCTCTCAACGTTTTTCTTTCTCTTCGAACAACTAGGGAATTAAATAGCCCAAAATATCATTGAAATAGTGTGACGCTTTCCCCGTGATGGCTAGTGCCTATCTGGAAGGTCCAATTGAGCACAACTCAAGCTTTTGAAAACCAGGACATATAGAATAAAGGTAAATGTccatgtaaccttaactctgccctcgtTGTATGCTGCCCCTCAACGCTGGTAACACTCACGCTCCAACTCTGCCTTGCCACTGTGCTGGAGAGGTGCTACCTGTGCTTTCCCTGCACTCAAACACTGGGCCTGCTCCCCGCACAGAATACCACGTTTGTACAATTTAACACTATCTGCTTTTACAGCACCTTCACACTAGCACACAGGAGACCACCTAACCCTTTACTTTCCCCTACCCGGTATTAAACCCACAGCCAGCTCTCATATCCCCACCTCACCAGTGACaatccccagggccctgcccctgacACAATTTACACAGTTCTATGTTGAAACGATTAGATGGGACCCTCAAGGGACATGTGCACCTCTTCTCTTTGAACTGGTTCCCTACTGGGTTCTCggaggcacttcggcggtggcGACGGggtcttcactcgctccaggttttcggcggagggtccttcacccagagtgagtgaaggatccgctgccgaagtgccgctgaagaccaggTAGGGAACTGcacggtgagtacaagccccatgtgcctGTCTCCCCACACACCCATCCAACCTCAACCCATGTTCTGCCCCCTACTGCCCCCACTCAGAACCCACAACCCATcaacccctctgctccttgtcccctgaccaccccatcCAGAGACCCAGACCCAGATCTCCTCATCTCATAAACAGACCACCCTTCAAATCTGCAACAGATAAGACAATAAACATAACTTGAGTTTAATGCTGTAATTCCCAGGGGCTATTGTCAGCTCCcaggggggcagagttaaggttgtgtgagCATGTATCTTCATTCTGTATTTCTTGGCTTTCCAAAGTTTAAGTTTTGCTGTACAACATAATATTCTGGAAGGCTCTGAACTATcactgggcaaccttaactctgtgttaacaAAGGTGGTTTTTTTACTATTTATAGATCGATTGATCTATCAATTCTTACCtaatttacagtggtgtaaagctagagtaactccactgatttcagtcatCTTAGTCTAGATTATTACCAGAGTAAACACAGCATGTTGTATAGAAAAGATTGCACATCACCTTCCCATGGAGACAACAATGTCATTATTTGATTATATCTTTAAGGAAACACAGAATGAAACCATCGTCATGGGAGAAAGCCAGACATTGTGTTCTTGGTGAATAACTTCCACCTAGTCAGTTTCTTCAAGGCACCTTTGATTGCCTTGTTCCTCACGCCATAGATGATGGGATTCATCATTGGAGGCACCACGGAATAAAGTACACCCACTACGAGAACTTGCCCTGATGGAGAACTGAAAGCAGGGTTCATGTAAGCAAAAACAGAAGTACAAAGTAAcaaggagaccacagtgaggtgaggcaggcaggtggagaaggctttttgCCGGCCCTGCCCAGAGGGGATTCTCAGCATCGTTTTAAAGATCTGAACATACGACACAATTATAAAACCAAAGCAGATTATGCCTAAGAATACATTAAAGGATATAACCCCAACTTCACCAAGGTACAAGTCGGAGCAGGAGAGCTTGAGgagctgggggatttcacagtAGAACTGACCCACCGTGTTGCTGCCACAGAAAGTTATTGCAAACGTGTTCCCGGTGTGCAGTGTAGAAAGGAGAACCCCAGTGATCCAGGCACTgactgccatttggacacaagctctcctgttcattaTAGTCTCGTAGTGCAGTGGCTTGCAGATGGCGATGTACCGGTCATAGGCCATGATGGTGAGAAAACCAAAGTCAACCGCAGTGAAGAAGATGAAGAGAAAGACTTGGATGACACATCCAGCATAAGAAATCGACCTGGTGTTCAACAGAGAATTGGCCATGGACTTGGGGACAGTGAGGGAGATGGATCCAAGGTCTATTATGGACAGATtcaccaggaagaagtacatgggggtgtgaagatggGAGTCAAGCACTACAAGGGTGATAACAAGGATATTTCCTGTCAGGGCAACCAGGTAAATCCCTAGAAACAGCAGGAAgtgtaaaatctgcagctcccgaacctcagagaatcccaggagaaggaactcggtcaTGCTGGTTCGGTTGGACATTTTCCTCCTTACGATGTCCTGGGCTGCTAAAGGCCATgaggggaagtgggggggaaGGACACAGACAAGGGTTAGGTCACCTCTGACAATCACACACTAGTGAGCTGCATTGTGCCCTCAGTGTCAATTGCCGCACCTCCCTTGTGGTCAGCGGATGGTGTCTGTTCCCACTAACCTGGCAATTTGGTCTGAGATGTGGCTTGATAAAATGCAGCATAAATATTGAATGAATTACAGCCCAAAGCCCAACAATCTTAGGACCAGTGGCCATCCTATTGTGCCAGTGGAGAGTTGGGGAGCCCCCCATATTCAGATGAGTGTCAATTGCAGccctagcttgtagtgtagacagagcctgagAGGATTTGACCTGTTTAGCCAAGCAAATGGCTGGCAGAGAGGGCATGTGATCATTCCCTACACATAGATCGGGGGGTAAACACCAGGCAGGGAGAAGAGCTACTGATGCTAAAGGATAATGCTGGTGTAACCCACACAGCTCCTGGGTtgagtgttctgtcccatctattggcaccgagaccacttgaGAGAGATTATTGAGTCTGTtctacaaccttagctaacaagcacatggcttttagctcatgcaggagtggctcatgcactaagcttccAGAGGGCCCAGGTTCGATCCCACACACCGAAGATCTGTGTTACACTGGCCCAGGAACAAATGGCAATAAACCGACAAGGAGTCAATTTGGGCTGGAGGTGGGAAGCCGGTTTGTCCCCACCAGAGGAGGGAGGGTCTGGGACAATCTCCCAGTAGAAGCAGCGGGGGGGCAAACAACAGCCATACTTGTGTCTCGGTTAGGGAGGAGTTTGACTGTGTGTCTGCTCTGAACACCTGTGTACAGCTTTGGTGATCAGTTGGCAGCAGTGTGGGACAGAGGAGATGGAACTAGAgtaggagacctaggttctgtcCAATTGACCTTCTCTAAGTCCTTGGGCAGGATCAAGATAGATGCCTTTAGGTGGCTGGTTTGACTCTGATTCTGAGTTCGAGGTGCTAGTATGTACAAAACACAATCTGCGGGCTTTGCTGCTTGCTCAGTTTTTACCTTTCTTTGAAACAGAAATAATCATGGTTCCAACAGAGCAAAAGGGTTTGAAATTGTGGCATTATTAAAGACGTTAATGTTTCCCACCATTGTTTAAAGCTCAGTTTCCAGTTAGAGGTGGTCGGAGATGGTTCGgccacttatttttaaaaaaagggatttTTCAGCTAAGTAGAAAATGTTCCAGGAAAGTGTCTGCTGTTCTTGAAGAGAAAACTTGTgtttatttctttcattttttactTAACATTTTCAATTTATAGCAGGTTTTagctgaaaataaattaatgtttggtTGCCAAATCCTGAAAACTTTTCTGGTTTCGAGTTTCTGATGCAAACTCAAACTTTtgcacttatttttttttctgactggATTTGATGTATGACCTAAGGGATAGTAAAAGCCTTAAATAATTCAAATTGCAATTTATGTTTAGGGTCTTACATTGGCTCTATATTATTAATCTCCAAATATAGTTCATTGAAATACTGAACTTTCTTTGCTGGTCAttgcagatttttgccccaactTGTGATGCGTTCGATTCTCCAGCACCAGGATTCCTTTGTCATTATTTCTCCACTGTGTCTTCCACAGTGGTATTCAGAAGCCAAAGACACAGCTACATAAGAGCACACTCATCCCTCACTCTTAGAATGAATGGACAGAATTCGACTGAAACCTGTTGCTCTCTGCAGATGAGCTGTGTGTAGCTGACTTTGTGCTTCACTGACATTAAAGGACTGACAGAGAAGGCTGTCTATCCTTGTCTATTTTCTTATGGCTTGCAGGGAATCACTCCCTGGACACCTGCACAGCTCAGAAGCAGAGCCCCAGAGGCAAAATGGTGTGAATTCATGGAATTTCAAGCCAAAATGAGGcattatgatcctctagtctCACCCCCTGAATAGCCTACCAggtgccctgactccagcccggTTTCTGTGTTATCTGTGTGCCAGGATTCCaaagggatttgggcacctaaagatGGAGACAGGTACCTACTGGGATTGATCAAAGCTAAATTTAGGTGGCTAAATCCCATGGatattcaatgggagttaggcacctaatcgGCTTGGGTGCTACTGTAAATCCCATTTGGCATCTATCTCCGGCTTTAGGTACCTAAACCCTTTTGTAATCCTGGCCCTGTGTCTATTTTATTAACTTACAAGGCCTGGGCTTCTCTGGAATTTCAGAAAATGAAGGCTGGCGTTTGCAAAGGAACCTAAGGGGGTAAGGTGGAGTAGCACTGTATATcagtgatgaggtagactgtaaagaaataagaagggatggaatggataagacagagtctgtctgggcaaaaatcacattgggaaagaaagctactagagcttcccctgagatagtgcttggggtgtgctacagactgccaggATCCGATCTGGACATGGATAGAGACCTTGTTAATGTTttaaatgaagtaaacactaatgggaattgtgtgatgatgaaaactttaacttcccagatataaatATAGACTGGAAggcaagtgctagtaataataatagggctcagattttcctggatgcgatagctgatggattccttcaacaagtagttgaagaactaaGAAGTGGGGatgtcattttagatttggttttggtgagtagtgaagacctcaaagaagaaatggtttgtaggagacaaccttggttcaaatGATCATGAGCTAACTCAGTTCAAACTAgaaggaaggataaacaaaaatagagctgtgactagggttttttatatcaaaagggctaactttaaagaaataAGGagattagttagggaagtggattggactgaagaacttgtggatcaaaaggtggaggaggcctggaattacttcaagtcaaagttgcagaaactatcagaagcctgcatcccaagaaaggggaaaaaattcataggcggGAGATGTAGAccaaagctggatgagcaagcatctcagagaggtgattaagaaaaaacagaaagcctacaaggagtgaaagatgggcaggattagcaaagaaagctaccttattgaggtcagaacaccTAGGGAAAAAGTGAGACAGGcaaaaagccatgtagagttggaccttgcaaagggaattaaaaccaatagtaaaaggttctatagccatataaagaagaaaaaaacaaagaaagaagtgggaccactaaacactgaggatggagtggaggttaaggataatctaggcatggcccaatatctaaataaatactttgcctcagtctttaatgaggctaatgaggagctgagagataatggaaggatgacaaatgggaatgaggatatggaggtagatttTACCACACCAGAGGTAGAAGCCAAagtcgaacagcttaatgggactaaatcagggggtccagataattttca
Above is a genomic segment from Gopherus flavomarginatus isolate rGopFla2 chromosome 11, rGopFla2.mat.asm, whole genome shotgun sequence containing:
- the LOC127030909 gene encoding olfactory receptor 14A16-like, with amino-acid sequence MSNRTSMTEFLLLGFSEVRELQILHFLLFLGIYLVALTGNILVITLVVLDSHLHTPMYFFLVNLSIIDLGSISLTVPKSMANSLLNTRSISYAGCVIQVFLFIFFTAVDFGFLTIMAYDRYIAICKPLHYETIMNRRACVQMAVSAWITGVLLSTLHTGNTFAITFCGSNTVGQFYCEIPQLLKLSCSDLYLGEAAYNELRKKMSNRTTVIEFLLLGFSDIRTLQVLHFVGFLVMYLVALTGNILIITAVALIHDLHTPMYFFLMNMSLLDLGSISTIVLKSMTNSFMSTRSISYYGCVAQVFLFLFFATTELLY